A window from [Limnothrix rosea] IAM M-220 encodes these proteins:
- a CDS encoding DUF2780 domain-containing protein yields MELISMLTEQLGVSEHQAKGGSGLLFKLAKDQLNNEEFGQIAKVVPHIESLMQTAPPKEDAGMVGMLGGFASSLGGDQMATIGTLAQLAGGFKSLDLDPTMIQKFAPIIMTFLQSEGGEQVKSLLKKAIQ; encoded by the coding sequence ATGGAACTCATTAGTATGCTGACCGAGCAATTAGGAGTCTCTGAGCACCAAGCAAAAGGTGGCTCTGGTCTATTATTTAAGCTGGCAAAAGATCAACTAAACAATGAAGAATTTGGTCAAATTGCCAAGGTCGTGCCGCACATTGAATCTTTAATGCAGACAGCTCCACCAAAAGAAGATGCCGGCATGGTAGGAATGCTCGGTGGTTTTGCCTCTTCCCTTGGCGGCGATCAGATGGCAACCATTGGCACATTGGCCCAGTTAGCTGGGGGCTTTAAATCCCTCGATCTTGACCCCACTATGATCCAAAAGTTTGCGCCGATTATTATGACTTTTTTGCAGTCAGAAGGCGGAGAACAGGTTAAGTCTCTCCTTAAAAAAGCGATTCAATAA
- the glcD gene encoding glycolate oxidase subunit GlcD, with protein sequence MRKTVTDWRWIQRRLVEIVGRDGVVRRKEEILTYECDGLSAYRQRPALVVLPKTTEEIAAIVKFCHDQDIPWVARGAGTGLSGGALPLKDGILIVTARMRKILKIDYDNHQITVQPGVINNWVTQAVSGDGFYYAPDPSSQSVCSIGGNIAENSGGVHCFKYGVTTNHVLQLKVVTPTGAVVTLGGVVPEMPGYDLMGVFVGSEGTLGIATEITLKILKKPEAICTLLADYTSIEAAGNSVAAIVSAGIIPAGMEIMDNFSINAVEDVVKLDCYPRDAEAILLVEIDGMKTEVHAAKQRVKEICLAQGARNITTASDLDTRMKLWKGRKSAFAAAGNISPDYFVQDGVIPRTKLAEVLTEINAIGDRHGYKIANVFHAGDGNLHPLILYNSALPGALEEVEEIGGEILKLCVTMGGSISGEHGIGSDKKMYMPDMFSDTDLETMGYVRDVFNPKGLANPEKLFPTPRTCGESAKMTDVTKFKNADLF encoded by the coding sequence ATGAGAAAGACAGTAACTGATTGGCGATGGATTCAGCGACGACTCGTGGAGATCGTGGGTCGCGATGGGGTGGTACGACGTAAAGAAGAAATTTTGACCTATGAGTGTGATGGTCTGAGTGCCTATCGTCAGCGTCCGGCTCTTGTTGTCTTACCGAAAACGACGGAAGAAATTGCGGCGATCGTCAAATTTTGCCATGACCAAGACATCCCTTGGGTAGCGCGGGGGGCGGGAACAGGCCTATCGGGAGGCGCTTTGCCCTTAAAAGATGGCATTTTGATCGTAACAGCGCGGATGCGCAAGATCTTAAAGATTGACTACGATAACCACCAAATTACCGTTCAACCCGGCGTGATTAATAACTGGGTTACCCAAGCAGTGAGCGGTGACGGCTTTTACTACGCACCAGATCCCTCTAGCCAAAGCGTTTGCTCCATTGGCGGTAATATTGCCGAAAACTCTGGTGGCGTGCACTGTTTTAAATACGGTGTCACCACAAATCACGTATTACAGCTAAAGGTTGTCACACCGACTGGGGCTGTGGTCACCCTCGGCGGCGTTGTCCCCGAAATGCCCGGCTATGATTTGATGGGGGTCTTTGTTGGATCTGAAGGAACCCTTGGCATTGCCACCGAAATTACGCTCAAAATCCTCAAAAAACCAGAAGCGATTTGCACCCTCTTGGCCGACTATACGTCCATTGAAGCGGCGGGAAACTCTGTGGCGGCGATCGTCAGCGCAGGCATTATCCCAGCAGGCATGGAAATTATGGATAATTTCAGCATTAATGCCGTAGAAGATGTCGTGAAGCTTGACTGCTATCCACGGGATGCCGAAGCGATTTTGCTGGTGGAAATTGACGGGATGAAAACAGAAGTCCATGCCGCTAAGCAGCGGGTCAAAGAAATCTGTTTGGCACAGGGAGCAAGGAATATTACAACCGCTTCGGATCTTGATACTCGCATGAAGCTTTGGAAAGGACGGAAATCTGCCTTTGCGGCAGCGGGTAATATTAGCCCTGATTATTTTGTGCAGGATGGTGTGATTCCTCGGACGAAACTCGCCGAAGTGTTGACAGAAATTAATGCCATCGGCGATCGCCATGGTTACAAAATTGCCAATGTCTTTCACGCCGGCGATGGTAATCTACATCCCCTAATTCTCTACAACAGTGCCTTGCCGGGAGCTTTAGAAGAAGTAGAAGAAATTGGCGGCGAGATCCTCAAACTATGTGTCACCATGGGCGGTAGCATTTCCGGCGAACATGGCATTGGCTCCGACAAAAAAATGTATATGCCCGATATGTTTAGCGACACAGACCTAGAAACGATGGGATATGTACGTGATGTATTTAATCCTAAAGGTTTAGCGAATCCCGAAAAACTATTTCCAACGCCGCGCACCTGCGGTGAATCAGCAAAAATGACAGACGTGACAAAATTCAAAAACGCTGATCTTTTCTAA
- a CDS encoding ATP-binding protein — protein sequence MDTRSDISWREKLVEIGQQFSYGESLTYLDKIQGNGCLLVLQLPDLEILQASENTSEYLGIRATELRGQSLTSLLTKRDIQGMRAAIADSETDIQSLNPYVLSLKKSLAGTSPNKQFLGEFQQDQDKLFLGLETFTPLSRKTLEKLYNQLAEGILRIRQTASLEQLYDVLCHVFAEIIGYDRVMLYQFQEDDTGIVRAEVAPAERESFLGLTYPATDIPAEARALFKERGVSLIGDTLAPSVPIQGDQKLAISKMTLRAPSECHCQYLVNMEGIRGSIAIALTDENRLWGLVTGHHYSPRWLSPHIRKVCGLLRNVASLEIAVKQKQAFAQYEQQIEAIETRIRQSLLDSPQHFLEQLCQSRDALLKLVSADGCVVRFDQTVASSGIVPKPSEILVFLDGIRAEHSNDLYVTDALERDDPKVQQFQQPFGGAIVITIGIENIFCQLAWFRLPQTYTVSWSGHPQDTILPKSADDITALNPRTSFLLWQESVRGHSLPWKAIEIKAITNLRHSLILAVLKQSQAALQNSLQKAEVASVAKSEFLANMSHEIRTPMNAILGFTQLLEMTDLDIEQKGYLQSINYGGEQLLNIINDILDLSKLEAGELTLEAEEFSLSEIFQRNYELLAPAAAEKGLGFYLKLQPNLPIVSGACRRLEQILINLVRNAIKFTEKGSVTISLQVKQDSMQAARVMVDFTVRDTGIGIAAEHQGDIFDSFTQVDGAMNRHYEGTGLGLAICRKLAHVMGGEIGVESEVGVGSCFAVRLPFPVVVDQWENQTSELMELELLLQASQPKILLIEDNLLNQKLATKMLEKLGFDCDVIGDGNVASEKVSEFSHYDVVLLDCQLPGVSGYMIASQFREYKKKNNLHTPVIGMTANAMAGDREKCLQAGMNDYLAKPFRIIELQEILKSWLPTEKHPRDF from the coding sequence ATGGATACCCGCAGCGATATATCATGGCGCGAAAAGTTGGTAGAAATAGGACAACAATTTAGTTACGGTGAATCACTGACCTATCTTGACAAGATTCAAGGCAATGGGTGTCTCTTGGTTTTGCAGTTACCTGATTTAGAGATTCTTCAGGCTAGTGAAAATACGTCTGAATATTTGGGTATTAGGGCTACAGAGCTGCGGGGTCAATCTTTAACGTCGCTATTGACGAAGCGGGATATTCAAGGGATGCGGGCGGCGATCGCCGACAGCGAAACAGACATCCAGTCCCTCAATCCCTATGTTTTATCCCTTAAAAAATCATTGGCTGGTACTTCCCCTAATAAACAATTCCTCGGAGAATTTCAGCAAGATCAAGACAAGCTATTTCTCGGACTAGAAACATTTACGCCCCTGTCAAGAAAAACCCTAGAAAAACTTTATAACCAACTAGCAGAAGGTATCCTCAGAATTCGCCAGACAGCTAGCCTAGAGCAGCTCTACGATGTACTGTGCCATGTCTTTGCTGAGATTATTGGCTATGACAGGGTGATGTTGTACCAATTTCAAGAAGATGACACGGGTATTGTGCGTGCCGAAGTCGCTCCAGCAGAACGGGAATCTTTTCTCGGTCTAACCTACCCTGCGACTGACATTCCTGCCGAAGCCAGAGCCCTCTTTAAAGAGCGCGGTGTTAGTTTAATTGGGGATACCCTAGCCCCGTCTGTGCCAATCCAAGGAGACCAAAAGCTAGCAATCAGCAAAATGACTCTGCGTGCTCCCAGTGAGTGCCACTGTCAATATCTGGTTAATATGGAAGGCATTCGTGGCTCTATTGCCATCGCCCTAACCGATGAAAATCGTTTATGGGGTCTAGTTACGGGACATCACTATAGCCCCCGCTGGCTGAGTCCCCACATTCGCAAAGTTTGTGGACTACTCAGAAACGTTGCTTCATTAGAAATTGCCGTTAAGCAAAAACAAGCATTTGCCCAATATGAACAACAAATCGAGGCGATCGAAACCCGTATTCGCCAAAGCCTTTTAGACTCCCCCCAGCATTTTCTTGAGCAGCTGTGCCAGAGCCGCGATGCCCTTTTAAAACTAGTGTCGGCCGATGGTTGCGTTGTCCGTTTTGACCAAACCGTTGCGTCTAGCGGTATCGTACCAAAGCCGTCAGAAATCCTCGTATTTTTAGACGGGATTAGGGCAGAACATAGTAATGATCTTTATGTGACCGATGCCCTAGAACGTGATGACCCGAAGGTTCAACAGTTTCAGCAACCCTTTGGCGGGGCGATCGTGATCACCATTGGTATTGAAAATATTTTCTGTCAGCTAGCCTGGTTTCGGCTACCACAAACTTACACTGTGAGCTGGAGTGGCCATCCCCAAGACACCATCCTCCCCAAAAGTGCCGATGATATTACTGCATTAAACCCGCGCACTTCCTTTTTGTTATGGCAAGAGTCGGTACGGGGTCATAGTCTTCCATGGAAGGCGATAGAAATTAAAGCCATCACAAATCTGCGCCATAGCCTAATCCTTGCTGTGCTCAAACAATCCCAAGCCGCATTACAAAATTCTCTCCAAAAAGCAGAAGTTGCTAGCGTTGCAAAGAGCGAATTTTTGGCAAATATGAGTCATGAAATTCGTACGCCGATGAATGCAATTCTTGGTTTCACTCAACTGTTAGAGATGACCGATCTAGATATAGAGCAAAAAGGCTATTTGCAATCTATTAATTATGGCGGCGAACAATTATTAAACATCATTAATGATATTTTGGATTTATCAAAGCTTGAAGCTGGTGAATTAACGTTAGAAGCAGAGGAATTTTCGCTCTCTGAAATTTTTCAGAGAAACTATGAGCTACTTGCCCCTGCTGCCGCTGAGAAAGGGTTAGGGTTTTATCTAAAATTACAGCCAAATTTGCCGATTGTTTCTGGTGCTTGCCGACGATTGGAGCAAATTTTAATTAATTTAGTGCGTAATGCCATTAAGTTCACAGAAAAGGGTTCTGTTACTATTTCTTTACAGGTCAAACAGGACTCTATGCAGGCTGCGCGGGTTATGGTTGATTTTACTGTGAGAGATACAGGAATTGGGATTGCAGCGGAGCATCAAGGTGATATTTTTGATTCTTTTACCCAGGTAGATGGGGCGATGAATCGGCATTATGAGGGTACAGGTCTTGGGCTTGCTATCTGCCGTAAGCTCGCTCATGTGATGGGTGGTGAGATTGGAGTAGAGAGTGAGGTGGGTGTTGGATCTTGCTTTGCTGTGAGGTTACCTTTCCCGGTTGTGGTAGATCAGTGGGAGAATCAAACATCGGAGTTAATGGAGTTGGAATTGTTGTTACAAGCGAGTCAACCGAAAATTCTTTTGATTGAGGATAATCTTCTGAATCAAAAACTGGCAACGAAAATGCTCGAAAAGCTGGGTTTTGATTGTGATGTGATTGGGGATGGCAATGTCGCTAGTGAAAAGGTGTCGGAGTTTAGCCATTATGATGTGGTGTTGCTTGATTGTCAGCTACCGGGTGTCAGTGGTTATATGATTGCTAGTCAGTTTAGGGAATATAAGAAAAAGAATAATCTCCATACGCCAGTGATTGGGATGACGGCTAATGCCATGGCTGGCGATCGCGAGAAATGTCTCCAGGCTGGCATGAATGACTATTTGGCTAAGCCTTTTCGGATTATTGAACTGCAAGAAATTTTAAAAAGCTGGTTACCGACGGAGAAACATCCTAGGGATTTTTGA
- the argJ gene encoding bifunctional ornithine acetyltransferase/N-acetylglutamate synthase, whose amino-acid sequence MADWQKISGSVTAPKGFRAAGITAGLKPSGAPDLALIVSDTEAITAGVFTQVEVRAACVDYCRKQLQKKASSRAILCNAGQANAATGAQGWANAVECAELVAKELNITPQAVQIASTGVIGQQLKMEAMRPGIPKVVAALSPEGGDAASEAIITTDLVTKAIALETMIDDRPVRIGGICKGSGMIHPNMATMLGFVTCDAAVSTQLWQAMLSRAVDKSFNQITVDGDTSTNDCIIAMANGQSRTTAITEPESPNAKKLEAMLTEVCQYMAKSIARDGEGATCLMEIQVSGAVDDLSARKIARTIAGSSLVKSAIFGRDPNWGRIAAASGRAGVTFRQEDLQISLGDMPLMNEGQPLPFDREAASQYLKDRAAGEYLVDDTVLIAVSVGDGEGSGTAWGCDLSYDYVRINAEYTT is encoded by the coding sequence ATGGCAGATTGGCAGAAAATCTCAGGTAGTGTAACCGCCCCCAAAGGCTTTCGGGCAGCCGGAATTACCGCCGGGCTCAAGCCATCAGGAGCACCGGATTTAGCTCTAATCGTTTCCGATACCGAAGCCATTACCGCTGGAGTGTTCACCCAAGTAGAAGTACGCGCTGCCTGTGTCGACTATTGCCGCAAGCAACTTCAGAAAAAAGCAAGTAGTCGCGCCATCCTTTGTAATGCAGGTCAAGCCAATGCGGCGACTGGCGCACAGGGTTGGGCCAATGCCGTTGAATGTGCAGAGCTGGTAGCCAAAGAATTAAACATTACGCCCCAAGCAGTGCAGATCGCCTCCACCGGTGTCATTGGTCAACAACTAAAAATGGAAGCCATGCGACCGGGTATTCCAAAAGTCGTTGCAGCCCTCTCGCCAGAAGGTGGTGATGCGGCCTCCGAGGCGATTATTACCACGGATCTCGTCACTAAGGCGATCGCCCTTGAGACCATGATTGACGATCGCCCAGTAAGAATCGGCGGTATCTGCAAAGGCTCCGGCATGATTCACCCGAATATGGCGACAATGCTCGGTTTTGTCACCTGCGATGCGGCCGTTTCAACCCAGCTTTGGCAAGCGATGCTGTCCCGCGCTGTCGATAAAAGCTTTAACCAAATTACCGTTGATGGCGATACCAGTACCAATGATTGCATTATTGCCATGGCCAATGGCCAATCCCGTACCACAGCCATTACCGAACCAGAATCTCCCAACGCAAAAAAGCTAGAGGCGATGCTCACCGAAGTCTGTCAATACATGGCAAAATCCATTGCCCGTGACGGCGAAGGCGCAACTTGCCTGATGGAAATTCAAGTGTCGGGAGCCGTCGATGACCTCTCCGCCCGAAAAATTGCCCGGACAATTGCTGGCTCTTCCCTCGTGAAATCAGCGATCTTCGGTCGCGATCCCAACTGGGGCAGAATTGCGGCCGCCTCAGGGCGCGCAGGAGTGACCTTCAGACAGGAAGATCTACAAATTTCCCTCGGTGACATGCCGCTCATGAACGAAGGACAACCCCTCCCATTTGACCGTGAAGCCGCTAGCCAATATCTCAAGGATCGCGCAGCAGGCGAATACTTAGTGGATGATACCGTGCTCATTGCCGTGTCTGTGGGTGATGGTGAAGGTTCAGGGACAGCTTGGGGGTGCGATCTGAGTTATGACTATGTGCGTATTAATGCTGAGTACACAACGTAA